AGAGAAACTGCACATGTTATATTGGTTGTTAGAAGACCCAAGTTAAGAAAGAAGGCTGTTTAGAACATACTGGTATCTTTACCTCCTCCGTGCTCTAGGCTGCAATCACTCCTCCCTTGGCAGAATGTCAGATCATTTTGGGAATTCATTGGGAGAGCCCTGTCTTACTGTTTTATAGTATTGCTGATCTTGAAGAAATTCAAATATTTAATGATCCTCTCAGcacaagaaagaacaaagttcCAGTTCAGAAATTCAATTAAACGGTGTATGTTCTCAACAAAAATGTATTTAGAACAGTAAATAAATGTACTTATAATGAAGCCTGAAGACACTCATTTTAATGAGTTGTTAATTGTAGAGAATGACTGGCACAGCCAAATACGATGTCTGAAAGCCTTCTGTACCACTGTTCTCTGGCCAGAAAAACACATGTCGAGATTTCTTAGGACTGCAGTATATATAACTGGCAGTATGCTAAAACTGTCTCTGCTTGTGCCACGACCCCCTGAACGCATGTCCAATCACATCTCCACCTCAAGACCAGTCAGTCAAGGCATTAAGGGACATAAGAACCagctgtaaaataataataataataatttggttAATAATATCACTCTACAGTTAGGCCTATATTGAGATTTCTCTCTGTACTAAAGTAAAATGTCTTCAATAACTGTACATGTTCACAGTATTATTACCATTTTCCAGTAGTACCACCACCccaaaaatgtgaaaatgttaCTGTGACTTATGCATACTCTAGTCTTGTCCTAGGTTAGAGGTTAGCATTGCTTTCATTGGAAAAGGAAAAATGGGGCAAATTATCATTTCAAACCAAGAAGGGTTTACTTTTACTTTGTTCTTAATAAAGAAGAGTCTAGAGGCTTTCCTTGCGTTTAAAAGTGAATTGGCTATGACGTCAGCACCTAGATATTGGGAGTCTGCACTGTTCACGAGAAGCTCGCGTCTCTTAAGATAGAGTTCCTGCTGCCCGCTAACCCCACTGTACACCCACCATACCATTACTGTATCGCTCCACAGGGGCTCATAGGGTTGACAGGcgaaaatataaaataactcGTATGCAATTATTCGTATTCGTATTTCCCTTTTTGGAGCAGTCGCCAAAATGTGAAGGTAGCTATAACAAGCAGCCCAGTTTGCTCGTTTATTGCTGGGTGAAGAGGAAACTTTACTCCATTTGTCTTTGTTTTAATTTTGTCCGAATCGATAAGACAAAACAAAtactcatttttttgttataaAAAGAAGACCTTTCTTACAAATGACCGTTAGATCTTCGAATTTATATTATGGTCTATTTTACTTGATTGCCCCCCTAAGCGCATTTTTAATAGATCATGAGCATACGAGACGATTTAAGTCTCACCTAAGAACTAACTGGTAAAAATACTAATTTGAGAGGTCAAAGATATTACCATGGTGTAGAGCAGCAACTTTCTGTTGGGACCACTATGTGGAACTAGGTAACGTGTGACGTCGAAGTCCTTTTAATGGGCGAAACTCCGTGTAATGAAATTGGTTGCATTTTGATTGAGTGCAAAATAAACCAATGAACACAAGGAACATCACTCGTGGGGCGGGTTCTTGTTGCGAGTAGAACAAATCACAGATCTAGATACAATGTTCGTATTGTTTTGACCTTTGAAACCGCATCACAGCCCACCTCGTGTCCGTGGCGGAGGAAAACTATAAATACAGGAGGATGACAGTAGTCGGAGACGAAGTTGTAAAAACACCCAGGTGGTGGGGTTGGAAAGACACTTATAAAAAGGTTAAACGGAGAAAAAAATCGTTTCCGACGTCTGCAAACTGGAATACATTTTTTATGTTAAATTACTTAATGTGAAGAAAATATTTATACCTACAGTTTTCTATTTGCACTAGTTAACGGTACTTCAACTACTACTGAGAGACCTTTTTTAAGAAGTAAGTATATGTTCTTTTTACATTACCTACGAGGCTCTCACCGTTTGTAGCCTGTTTTGTTCTTGACGACGTAGGATTGACTTGTCGTGCAAACTGTAGCCCAATACTGTAATTAAAAAGATACTAACAGAACTTAAATATCCAGACAACTTACTGCGTCAGTGGTAGGCAAGAGGGCTCAGTTATCTGGGAGGGGTTGTTAACTATACTAAAACTGAACAGCACCCAAGGATCACCGAAAACCAATGTTTCCTGCCtagttaattaattaaattatcgAATTCTCCATTCATACTAAGCAATATAACCGTCGAGAGGTAGGCTTCTTAATTGCTTTTTCTCTGTATATTTGTATAATTCGTATTGCATTAATACCTCTTGCTTCCGTTTTTTGTAATACTTAAGAAGTATTGTATTGAAGCTTCAGCAGGCTGCATGCATTAAGGGCGCATTCCCGTTTGTAATCGAATGGTTTTCTTGTTACGCCTATGATATTCCTTACCATTTTAGCCTGCTAGTAGCCTCGCAGTTGCAGAGAATGAAATCTAAAACCTGTTCAGTTATTTCTAAAGGATATGAGCAACAATGTTGTAAATGTGTAGAACCTACCTATCTTAAAACACGACAGAGAACGGTAGTCAAAATTGCAGTGAAGTAAACAAAGTACATTGCTGGAATATGTATAAGCGAAAGCATTTAGTGCTGTGGTTGGACACTATCTGGGTACCGAACGTTAACACTTTTTTAACGTTTCGGCACTCATCAACGTAGTCGAGGTTTCTAAGGGCTTCGACGTGTTATTtacaaatttaaataatttgtaCGAGATCTTGTTCAGCGCTGAGTACTCGGAAAGATTGGGTACAGTCGTATCTGGTCTAGTGTAAGCTAGTTATTATGTAACACGATCAGATCCGCCAACCCAGAGCTGATGCCTCTGACGCCAAACTGCATACAGCACGCAGGCTTACGTCGACAGGACTGCCTCCCCCCTCCACGGCAAACTGTTGTGAACGACCAAGAGCAGGTTCTGCTCTAAATTTGGATCGTGACAAATATTGAATATTCACTAGAGAGCATTGCACCCGATTTGAAATCATTCGCCTTTGTAAGCATACGGCACTATTTTTGTACCAAAATGTATGAAAGCGATCGGTTGAAATGAAGTATCGGTGCATAAAGGAACCGACAGCGCTGCTTACCGGTGAAGTCTTCTGAAACAACGATTTCTGGGCTGTAATTTCAATAAATGTTAGTAATTATTATTTCTGCGTTCTTGAGCGTACCACATCAGAACTCGTTTTCAATTCCGTGCTTTAATTAAGAAACCATAATAAGTGCGCATTAATTTTTTCCAGTTGTGGAGCAAGGCATTTTTAGATCAGAATCGGAGGACCATCTGTGGACGTGTTTGTTTAGTAAATTTCTGATTGTAGTCTCTGTGTTTAACATGTTTCTCTTTGCTTTTGTCAAGGAACTGGATCACTCATCTGTGGAAAGAGACATTTCCTCTGCAACCAGCACTTTGTTCCTTTGGCTGGGTCCATCTGAACCCTGTCCTGTGGGAGACGTAATACCACGCAAGATTTTGACCAGCCTCCGGAGATACGAACGTTTTGTACTTGGGCAATTCAGCAGCTATGCAGCTTGAAATCCAAGTAGCACTCAACTTTATAATTTCATACTTGTACAATAAGCTCCCACGGCGACGTGTCAACATTTTCGGCGAGGAACTGGAGCGGCAACTGAAACAGAAATACGAGGGGCACTGGTATCTGGACAAGCCATACAAAGGTTCTGGGTACCGCTGCATACACGTTGGGGAAAAAGTGGACCCAGTTGTGGAGCGAGCAGCCAAAGAGAGTGGGTTGGATATGGAAGATGTCCGCAACAACCTGCCTCAGGACCTTAGCGTCTGGATCGACCCCTTCGAGGTGTCGTACCAGATCGGGGAAAAGGGACCCGTCAAGGTGCTTTATGTGGATGATAGCAATGAGAACGGGCTGGAGTTGGACAAGGAGATCAAGAACAGCTTTAACCCTGAGGCCCAGGTCTTCATGCCCATCACCGAGCCTGTGGGACCCTCGCCCACATCCAGCTCCCCGTCCCCTCCCTTCGGCCAGTCGGCCAGCGTCAGCCCCAGCTTCATGCCTCGCTCCACCCAGCCTTTAACCTTCACCACTGCCACTTTCGCCGCCACCAAGTTTGGCTCCACCAAGATGAAGAGCAGCGGCCGGGGCACCGGCAAGGCAGCGCGGAGCTCGCCCACCAACCTGGGCCTGAACGTGAACAACCTCTTGAAGCAGAAAGCCATCTCCACATCCATGCATTCTCTCTACGGCCTCGGCCTGGGAGGTCAGCAGCAGAAGACGTCGGCCCTGTCCCCCAATGCCAAGGAGTTTGTGTTCCCCAGCCTGCCGGGCCAGGGCAGCCCAAGTGCAATGTTCCCTGGGGAGAGCTCCCTCAGCCTCAGCCCTCTCCAGTACAGTAATGCCTTTGACGTGTTCGCCGCCTACGGAGGTCTGAACGACAAGTCCTTGATGGACGGCCTGAATTTCAGCTTGAGCAACATGCAGTATTCTAACCAGCAATTCCAGCCTGTGATGGCCAACTAGGAAACAAAGATGCTACTAAAAATGACCAGAGATATGTgatggggtgggaggggtgctTATTTTCaaaaactctgaaaaagaataaaaaatataaaataaaaaaaaaaacaaacagaaaagagGAAAAAAGGAAGCTTACACATGTCAACTGTACAGTCCCATTGTACAAGTCAAAGAGCATGGGCCCGAG
The nucleotide sequence above comes from Brachyhypopomus gauderio isolate BG-103 unplaced genomic scaffold, BGAUD_0.2 sc63, whole genome shotgun sequence. Encoded proteins:
- the LOC143489564 gene encoding protein Tob1-like, encoding MQLEIQVALNFIISYLYNKLPRRRVNIFGEELERQLKQKYEGHWYLDKPYKGSGYRCIHVGEKVDPVVERAAKESGLDMEDVRNNLPQDLSVWIDPFEVSYQIGEKGPVKVLYVDDSNENGLELDKEIKNSFNPEAQVFMPITEPVGPSPTSSSPSPPFGQSASVSPSFMPRSTQPLTFTTATFAATKFGSTKMKSSGRGTGKAARSSPTNLGLNVNNLLKQKAISTSMHSLYGLGLGGQQQKTSALSPNAKEFVFPSLPGQGSPSAMFPGESSLSLSPLQYSNAFDVFAAYGGLNDKSLMDGLNFSLSNMQYSNQQFQPVMAN